One window from the genome of Elaeis guineensis isolate ETL-2024a chromosome 5, EG11, whole genome shotgun sequence encodes:
- the LOC105044463 gene encoding uncharacterized protein gives MTLIQPNSVVGCNKRMASSDSISKRTTSRQASKRLKTAEKLHQPPCNESESTHPQLMKAPVRRSQKLGDKITALQQLVSPFGKTDTASVLHEATICIKLLHEQIQVLTAPYFGIKSSPHLPGHGGEEASLQSKGLCLAPISSTIVSLINQPASTSHSPKRTTMATSACFY, from the exons ATGACTCTAATTCAACCTAAT AGTGTGGTGGGATGTAATAAACGGATGGCATCCAGTGATTCTATCAGCAAGAGAACAACTAGTAGACAAGCATCAAAGAGGCTGAAGACGGCGGAGAAGCTGCATCAACCGCCATGTAATGAATCAGAATCAACCCATCCACAGCTGATGAAA GCGCCAGTGAGGAGGAGCCAGAAGCTAGGGGATAAAATTACAGCTCTACAGCAGCTAGTTTCTCCATTTGGGAAG ACTGATACAGCATCAGTACTTCATGAGGCCACTATTTGCATTAAATTGCTCCATGAGCAGATCCAG gtGCTGACTGCTCCTTACTTCGGAATCAAATCTTCACCTCACTTGCCG GGCCATGGAGGAGAGGAAGCCAGCTTGCAAAGCAAAGGATTGTGTTTGGCTCCCATCTCATCAACCATCGTTAGTCTCATAAATCAACCAGCAAGCACTTCCCATAGCCCCAAGAGAACCACCATGGCAACCAGTGCATGTTTTTATTGA
- the LOC105044462 gene encoding histone H2B, which yields MAPKAEKKPAEKKPAAEKSAEDKEKKTVGEKAPAEKKPKGEKRLPSKEGAAGDKKRKKKAKKSSETYKIYIFKVLKQVHPDIGISSKAMGIMNSFINDIFEKLAQEASRLARYNKKPTITSREIQTSVRLVLPGELAKHAVSEGTKAVTKFTSS from the coding sequence ATGGCGCCCAAGGCTGAGAAGAAGCCGGCGGAGAAGAAGCCTGCCGCCGAGAAGTCGGCGGaggacaaagagaagaagacgGTGGGCGAGAAAGCCCCTGCCGAGAAGAAACCCAAGGGCGAGAAGCGCCTTCCATCCAAAGAGGGGGCCGCCGGCgacaagaaaaggaagaagaaggcgaagaagagcAGCGAGACGTACAAGATCTACATCTTCAAGGTGTTGAAGCAGGTCCATCCGGACATCGGCATCTCCAGCAAGGCCATGGGCATCATGAACTCCTTCATCAACGACATCTTTGAGAAGCTCGCCCAGGAGGCGTCCCGCTTGGCCCGCTACAACAAGAAGCCGACCATCACCTCCCGGGAGATCCAGACCTCCGTTCGCCTCGTCCTCCCTGGCGAGCTAGCTAAGCACGCCGTCTCGGAGGGTACCAAGGCCGTCACTAAGTTCACCAGTTCTTGA